In the Hordeum vulgare subsp. vulgare chromosome 7H, MorexV3_pseudomolecules_assembly, whole genome shotgun sequence genome, one interval contains:
- the LOC123413087 gene encoding chaperone protein ClpB 1-like, with protein sequence MVAGTTLRGMFEQRLKEAINQAEDAGGKLILFIDEMHMLIGAGAGEGRGTGDAANILKPALARGRIRCIGATTYEEYYRYIERDGALERRFKKVEVGEPSMRTTVAILRGLKHKYQEHHGLKIDEEALVAAVELAARYITGRKFPDKAIDLIDEACTTVKLRVSKKREINAPGELLVVSRWTRIPVTTLDQEEEKLAHLIDRLHERVVGQNEALNLVAQAVLRSRVGLDKFDQPICSFLFLGSTGVGKTELAKALAEKLFNNEKMLVRFDMSEYAESGSLSHLIGGSRSYEEEGQLSEKVRRQPYSVILFDDVDKENPSIINVFIQLLDDGTLIDGKGQNVDFKNTIIIMTSNLGSEHLSTGANGESGMENERDLLMKQVEKRFKPSLINRLSEIAIFEPLSRNELREIAKIQMKRLVAIMANKGFSLCVTGAVLEVILSESRNTGYGARPLKKWMRKHVTTTLSNMLVNGEACKGTTISIDASDDRRGLKYEVLKQ encoded by the exons ATGGTCGCTGGGACCACGTTGCGCGGCATGTTCGAGCAACGCTTGAAGGAGGCCATCAATCAAGCCGAGGATGCAGGGGGCAAATTGATCCTCTTCATCGACGAGATGCACATGCTCATTGGTGCAGGCGCAGGCGAAGGAAGAGGCACCGGGGATGCTGCCAACATCCTCAAGCCGGCATTGGCTCGTGGTCGCATCCGCTGCATTGGTGCTACCACCTATGAAGAGTATTACAGGTACATTGAGCGGGATGGGGCGCTCGAGCGACGGTTCAAAAAGGTTGAAGTCGGGGAGCCGAGCATGCGAACGACCGTTGCCATCCTGCGGGGGCTGAAGCACAAGTACCAAGAGCACCATGGCTTGAAAATTGACGAAGAGGCGCTTGTTGCTGCTGTAGAACTCGCTGCCCGTTATATTACTG GTCGCAAATTTCCTGATAAAGCAATAGATCTCATCGACGAGGCATGCACAACTGTAAAGTTGCGGGTCagcaaaaaaagagaaataaatgCACCGGGTGAGCTACTT GTTGTGAGCCGATGGACTAGAATCCCTGTCACTACACTTGATCAAGAGGAGGAAAAGCTGGCCCATTTAATAGATAGATTGCATGAGCGGGTTGTTGGCCAGAATGAAGCACTTAATTTGGTTGCTCAAGCAGTGCTACGTTCTAGGGTAGGTCTTGATAAATTTGATCAACCGATATGTTCGTTCCTCTTTTTGGGCTCAACCGGCGTTGGAAAGACAGAGCTTGCCAAAGCTTTGGCCGAGAAGCTTTTTAACAACGAGAAGATGTTAGTTCGTTTTGACATGTCCGAGTATGCTGAGAGTGGATCTTTATCCCATCTCATTGGAGGATCACGAAG CTATGAAGAAGAGGGACAACTCTCAGAGAAAGTCAGGCGCCAACCATATAGTGTTATCCTTTTTGACGATGTGGATAAGGAAAATCCCTCAATTATCAATGTTTTTATTCAACTTCTCGATGATGGTACGTTGATTGATGGAAAAGGACAGAACGTAGATTTCAAGAATACAATCATCATTATGACTTCAAATCTAGGATCAGAACACCTATCAACTGGAGCGAACGGAGAAAGTGGAATGGAAAATGAACGTGATCTTCTCATGAAACAG GTTGAGAAACGCTTCAAGCCTAGTCTTATCAATAGACTGAGTGAGATTGCAATATTTGAACCACTTTCACGCAACGAATTGAGGGAGATTGCAAAAATCCAAATGAAAAGACTTGTTGCCATCATGGCTAATAAGGGTTTTTCTTTATGTGTGACTGGTGCCGTCTTGGAGGTCATTTTATCGGAATCACGTAACACG GGGTACGGGGCAAGGCCTTTAAAGAAGTGGATGCGGAAGCATGTGACAACAACTCTTTCAAATATGTTGGTCAATGGAGAAGCGTGTAAAGGCACAACAATCTCCATAGATGCTAGCGACGATAGGAGGGGGTTGAAATACGAAGTCCTAAAGCAGTAG